In Pantoea cypripedii, the following proteins share a genomic window:
- a CDS encoding RidA family protein, with protein sequence MATRESIYIDAFPHANPIPAACRVGSMLYSGVIYGRDPQTQQVPADLGEQCALMFRHMASIVCAAGGSMEDVIKVTLWMQDKTQREVVNRYWLQAFPQPHSRPARHALEGNFSGNTLIQCDFIAVLAR encoded by the coding sequence ATGGCTACACGCGAAAGCATTTATATCGACGCTTTTCCCCATGCGAATCCGATCCCGGCTGCGTGTCGGGTGGGATCGATGCTGTATTCCGGGGTGATTTATGGCCGGGACCCACAGACGCAGCAGGTGCCCGCCGATTTGGGCGAGCAGTGCGCGCTGATGTTCCGGCATATGGCGAGCATCGTCTGTGCGGCAGGCGGCAGCATGGAAGATGTTATCAAGGTGACGTTATGGATGCAGGATAAAACCCAGCGCGAGGTGGTGAATCGCTACTGGCTACAGGCTTTTCCGCAGCCACATTCACGCCCGGCACGTCACGCGCTGGAGGGCAACTTCAGCGGCAATACCTTAATTCAATGCGACTTTATTGCCGTGCTGGCACGCTAA
- a CDS encoding DUF2218 domain-containing protein, with protein sequence MVGQSELDTQPAGGKTGRRARAFDYGELRLLLLAIIAKQPSHGYELIHEVNERLGGTYKPSPGVLYPALTWLYDRGYAEIDLEKGGRKRYTITEEGNAFLSANKTVIDMLVARVVPKGQGHGKSPQAIVEAMDHLKRALSLRAKMEPVAEQVVTRIGEIIHVAANQIEALLNAPMLSDGAATCVANIVTPNGERFLRRLGSHFQHRTPVVMDENSGHFRMSMGEVRMEALDGIFRVTLTALNDEKLIEMQHILVRHLEEAAVRETLDVVWQPA encoded by the coding sequence ATGGTCGGACAGAGCGAATTGGACACGCAACCTGCGGGTGGCAAAACGGGCCGCCGGGCGCGCGCCTTTGATTATGGCGAATTACGTCTGTTATTGCTGGCAATTATCGCCAAACAACCCAGCCATGGCTACGAACTGATTCATGAAGTCAACGAACGGCTGGGCGGCACCTATAAACCCAGCCCCGGCGTACTCTATCCGGCCTTAACCTGGCTCTACGATCGCGGCTACGCCGAAATCGATTTAGAGAAAGGTGGACGCAAACGCTACACCATCACCGAGGAAGGGAATGCATTCCTCAGCGCCAATAAAACCGTGATTGATATGCTGGTGGCGCGCGTGGTGCCGAAGGGGCAAGGGCACGGCAAGTCACCGCAGGCGATTGTGGAGGCGATGGATCATCTGAAACGTGCACTCAGCCTGCGCGCCAAAATGGAACCGGTAGCGGAGCAGGTAGTGACGCGTATCGGAGAGATTATCCATGTCGCGGCCAACCAGATCGAAGCCCTGCTCAATGCGCCGATGCTGAGCGATGGGGCGGCAACATGCGTGGCCAATATCGTCACCCCTAACGGTGAGCGTTTTCTGCGCCGCCTCGGCAGCCATTTTCAGCATCGCACGCCGGTGGTGATGGATGAAAACAGCGGCCATTTCCGCATGAGTATGGGCGAAGTGCGGATGGAAGCGCTGGACGGCATTTTTCGTGTCACCTTAACCGCGCTGAATGACGAAAAACTGATTGAGATGCAACATATTCTGGTGCGTCATCTGGAAGAGGCCGCAGTGCGGGAAACGCTGGACGTGGTGTGGCAGCCAGCCTGA
- the hpaI gene encoding 4-hydroxy-2-oxoheptanedioate aldolase translates to MSAPINGFKQALQHKQAQIGLWLALASPYSAEICGAAGFDWLLLDGEHAPNDVPLLMSQLQALAAAPAHAVVRAPMDAPWLIKQLLDIGAQTLLIPMVESAEQAQALVKAVRYPPHGIRGVGAALARASAFNRTPDYLTTANAQICLLVQVESRAGLAQLDAITATEGVDGVFIGPADLAADMGYPGQPAAAEVQQAVEAALLRIQSHGKAAGILSADAKLCARYLALGATFVAVGSDVGLLVKATSALAADFR, encoded by the coding sequence ATGTCCGCACCGATCAATGGTTTTAAACAGGCTTTGCAACACAAACAGGCGCAGATTGGCCTGTGGCTGGCACTGGCCAGCCCCTACAGCGCCGAGATTTGCGGCGCTGCCGGTTTTGACTGGCTGCTGCTGGATGGTGAACACGCGCCCAATGATGTGCCGCTGCTGATGAGCCAGCTCCAGGCACTGGCGGCAGCACCGGCACATGCCGTGGTACGTGCACCGATGGATGCCCCCTGGTTGATAAAACAGCTGCTGGATATTGGCGCGCAGACGCTGCTGATCCCGATGGTGGAGAGTGCAGAACAGGCGCAGGCGCTGGTGAAAGCGGTGCGCTATCCGCCGCACGGCATACGCGGTGTGGGTGCGGCGCTGGCACGGGCTTCGGCCTTTAACCGCACGCCGGATTATCTGACCACCGCCAATGCGCAGATTTGTCTGCTGGTGCAGGTGGAAAGCCGTGCGGGCCTGGCGCAGCTGGATGCGATTACCGCCACTGAGGGTGTCGATGGGGTGTTTATTGGTCCGGCCGATCTGGCGGCAGATATGGGCTATCCGGGACAACCCGCCGCCGCTGAGGTACAGCAGGCGGTAGAAGCGGCGCTGCTGCGCATTCAGTCACATGGCAAGGCGGCGGGGATTCTGAGTGCCGATGCGAAACTTTGTGCGCGTTATCTGGCGCTGGGTGCCACCTTTGTCGCGGTGGGCAGTGATGTCGGGCTGCTGGTGAAAGCCACCTCGGCACTGGCGGCGGATTTCCGTTAA
- the hpaH gene encoding 2-oxo-hept-4-ene-1,7-dioate hydratase — protein MLSQSELLTAVEALDQAEHSRSQTGLLSLRFPAMTLDDAYAVQQAWVRQKIEGGRKVIGWKIGLTSKAMQYALNIDTPDSGVLFDNMVFDDGATIPAERFIQPRIEAELAFVLKSPLHGPDVDVEAVLAATAYVLPALEILDTRIVRSDAASGKARTIVDTVSDNAANAGVVLGSQLFSPENVDMRWLGAIVSRNATVEETGLGAGVLNHPARGIAWLANRLAQYGDHLAAGQIVLAGSFIRPIEARHGDTIHADYGRHGSVSCYFA, from the coding sequence ATGCTGAGCCAGAGCGAATTATTAACCGCCGTAGAGGCGCTCGATCAGGCCGAACACAGCCGCAGTCAGACCGGATTGCTATCGCTGCGCTTCCCGGCGATGACGCTGGACGATGCTTACGCGGTGCAACAGGCGTGGGTGCGGCAAAAGATTGAGGGGGGGCGCAAGGTGATTGGCTGGAAAATTGGCCTGACCTCAAAAGCGATGCAATACGCCCTGAACATCGACACCCCCGACTCCGGCGTGTTGTTCGACAATATGGTGTTTGACGATGGTGCCACCATTCCCGCCGAACGTTTTATTCAGCCGCGTATTGAAGCGGAGCTGGCCTTTGTACTCAAGTCACCGTTACACGGGCCGGATGTGGATGTCGAAGCGGTGCTGGCGGCGACGGCTTACGTGTTACCCGCGCTGGAAATTCTGGATACCCGCATCGTGCGCAGCGATGCCGCCAGTGGCAAAGCGCGCACCATCGTCGATACCGTGTCCGACAACGCCGCCAATGCCGGTGTGGTGCTGGGCAGCCAGTTATTTTCCCCGGAAAACGTTGATATGCGCTGGCTGGGCGCGATTGTGTCGCGTAATGCCACCGTTGAGGAAACCGGGCTGGGGGCGGGAGTGCTGAACCATCCGGCACGCGGCATTGCCTGGCTGGCAAACCGGCTGGCGCAGTATGGCGACCACCTCGCCGCCGGACAGATTGTGCTGGCCGGTTCCTTTATCCGCCCGATTGAGGCCCGTCATGGCGATACCATCCATGCTGACTATGGCCGTCATGGCTCGGTCAGCTGCTACTTTGCGTGA
- a CDS encoding fumarylacetoacetate hydrolase family protein, translated as MERPQFIRFSADKGRLQGYGLISGAGVIDLTPRFGTRWPTLDAVIADQALASLAAEAQNLPVDYALADIQYEVPLSQPGKILCIGVNYPNRNAEYKDGQTAADYPSMFVRFIESLTGHQQPLLRPAESEQLDYEGEVVIVIGKAGRRIAESEALNHIAAITVGNEGTVRDWVRHSKFNVTQGKNFYRSGAIGPWLVPFSDAAQLADIRLTTHVNGELRQDDRTRHMTFSFSWIIAYISTFIPLNPGDIIFTGTPTGAGARFDPPVWLKPGDVIEVHAEGIGTLRNTVQDEV; from the coding sequence GTGGAACGACCACAATTTATCCGTTTTTCAGCCGACAAAGGTCGGTTGCAGGGATATGGTTTGATCAGCGGTGCCGGTGTTATCGATCTTACGCCGCGCTTTGGCACACGCTGGCCGACGCTGGATGCGGTGATTGCCGATCAGGCGCTGGCGTCCCTGGCGGCTGAGGCGCAAAACCTGCCGGTGGATTACGCGCTGGCCGATATTCAGTACGAAGTGCCGCTGAGCCAGCCAGGTAAAATCCTGTGCATCGGCGTCAACTATCCCAACCGCAACGCGGAATATAAAGACGGGCAGACGGCAGCGGATTATCCGTCGATGTTTGTGCGCTTCATCGAGTCCCTCACCGGCCATCAGCAACCGTTGCTGCGCCCCGCCGAGAGCGAGCAACTCGATTACGAAGGTGAAGTGGTGATCGTGATAGGTAAAGCCGGTCGCCGCATTGCTGAAAGTGAGGCGCTGAACCATATCGCCGCCATTACCGTCGGTAACGAAGGGACGGTGCGCGACTGGGTGCGCCACAGCAAATTTAACGTGACCCAGGGTAAAAACTTCTATCGCTCCGGGGCAATCGGCCCGTGGCTGGTGCCGTTCAGCGATGCCGCACAGCTGGCTGATATTCGTTTAACCACCCATGTGAATGGCGAGCTGCGTCAGGACGATCGTACCCGCCATATGACCTTCTCGTTTAGCTGGATCATCGCCTATATCTCCACCTTTATTCCGCTCAATCCCGGCGACATTATCTTTACCGGCACCCCCACCGGGGCTGGAGCGCGTTTTGATCCTCCCGTCTGGCTGAAACCGGGCGATGTGATTGAAGTGCATGCCGAGGGTATCGGCACCCTGCGTAATACCGTTCAGGATGAGGTGTGA
- a CDS encoding amidohydrolase family protein encodes MSKIIDANMHWLPGELFSDKKLLNSFLNCVPKQYGVHTRVEKIEGKELSQLIIEQPKGFVNLNYAEGQYTLESQLADMEKAGVDHAIFRLPVWQEWLDLETCKEVNTRMAEYVQRSEGRMSALAVVPPWGTEDCLREVDRCLNQLGFRGAQIVAHYGQIYLDDAAFRPYLKFLNDLSVPVVVHHTPLPVDFNSVLPYTNQRRQFGRCIDQATAVGRELFSGMFDELPNLRFIHSMLGGAFYAFADMLVPPQHQFNDAVDRFQTGTGNLRAQLSNNIFFDTSGAPQWGKAQLEAAVKVIGGKNILYGSSYPIRKDWFFKGIETIEGLDISAEDKANILGGNAARMFNLA; translated from the coding sequence ATGAGCAAGATCATCGATGCCAATATGCACTGGCTGCCAGGCGAGCTGTTTTCTGACAAGAAGCTGCTGAATTCATTTCTCAACTGCGTACCGAAACAATATGGCGTGCATACCCGCGTAGAGAAAATCGAAGGCAAAGAACTGAGCCAGCTGATCATCGAGCAGCCGAAAGGCTTCGTTAACCTGAACTACGCCGAAGGGCAATACACGCTGGAAAGCCAGCTGGCTGACATGGAAAAAGCCGGGGTTGATCACGCCATTTTCCGTCTGCCGGTGTGGCAGGAGTGGCTGGACCTGGAGACCTGCAAAGAGGTCAACACCCGCATGGCCGAATACGTGCAACGCAGTGAAGGCCGCATGTCGGCGCTGGCGGTGGTGCCGCCGTGGGGCACCGAAGATTGCCTGCGCGAAGTGGATCGTTGCCTGAATCAGCTGGGCTTCCGTGGCGCGCAGATCGTCGCCCACTACGGCCAGATTTACCTCGACGACGCGGCATTCCGTCCGTACCTGAAATTCCTCAACGACCTGAGCGTCCCGGTGGTGGTGCACCACACGCCGCTGCCGGTGGATTTCAACTCGGTGCTGCCTTACACCAACCAGCGTCGTCAGTTTGGTCGCTGCATTGACCAGGCAACAGCGGTGGGTCGCGAGCTGTTCAGCGGCATGTTCGATGAGCTGCCCAACCTGCGCTTTATCCACTCCATGCTGGGCGGCGCGTTTTATGCCTTCGCCGATATGCTGGTTCCGCCGCAACATCAGTTCAACGATGCCGTCGATCGTTTCCAGACCGGCACCGGCAACCTGCGCGCGCAGCTGAGCAACAACATTTTCTTCGACACCTCCGGTGCGCCGCAATGGGGTAAAGCGCAGCTGGAAGCCGCGGTGAAGGTAATTGGCGGCAAAAATATCCTCTACGGCAGCTCCTATCCGATCCGTAAAGACTGGTTCTTCAAGGGCATTGAAACCATCGAAGGTCTGGATATCAGCGCTGAGGATAAAGCCAATATTCTGGGCGGCAACGCCGCGCGCATGTTTAACCTGGCATAA
- a CDS encoding FAD-dependent monooxygenase yields MLDIVIIGAGPAGLATALRLHQQGFRPRLFEAVAEIKPLGVGVDIKPYAVKEITELGLYDAFVDISVEAKESIFYTGYGQQIFGEQCGKHMGYDYDQRFVHRGHLQMMLYKAVQQRLGADAITLGCRCSHFEQDDSGVTVHFDTRLNLNAPNSVRADVVIGVDGIRSVVRSKLLPESARSHFSGLTLYRGVTVMPPFKTGGSILHIGDPIRQGTLIVYPIQNNVDGQGNQLVNWVIEQDEKPQTEEDWNQETGVKEIEQVFDDCQLDFLDVSAMIRNARECYLFPLIDHDPLPQWSFGRITLLGDAAHAMYPRGGNSVCQAFVDARVVAEKLASISDPVAALQAYELERREKVNWLVLASRGEGPEVVRRIVEERSGGKPFDDIEKIFPHEEALSIFSEYHAKAGMRIPTEKETDQPTKYQSVFATPK; encoded by the coding sequence ATGTTGGATATCGTCATTATTGGTGCTGGCCCGGCCGGACTGGCAACCGCTCTGCGCCTGCATCAGCAGGGCTTTCGCCCCCGCCTGTTTGAAGCGGTGGCCGAGATTAAACCGCTGGGCGTCGGCGTTGATATCAAGCCGTACGCGGTAAAAGAAATCACCGAGCTGGGCCTGTACGACGCCTTTGTCGACATCTCGGTGGAAGCGAAAGAATCGATTTTTTACACCGGCTACGGTCAGCAAATCTTCGGCGAGCAGTGCGGCAAGCATATGGGCTACGACTATGACCAGCGTTTTGTCCATCGCGGCCACCTGCAAATGATGCTGTACAAAGCGGTACAGCAACGTCTGGGCGCTGACGCCATCACCCTCGGCTGTCGTTGCAGCCATTTCGAGCAGGATGACAGCGGCGTGACCGTCCATTTCGATACCCGCTTAAACCTCAATGCGCCGAACAGCGTGCGTGCCGATGTGGTGATTGGCGTGGATGGTATCCGTTCGGTGGTACGCAGCAAATTGTTGCCGGAATCCGCCCGCAGCCACTTCTCCGGCCTGACGTTGTATCGCGGCGTCACGGTGATGCCGCCGTTCAAAACTGGCGGCAGCATTCTGCACATCGGCGACCCGATTCGTCAGGGCACGCTGATCGTCTATCCGATTCAGAACAACGTCGATGGTCAGGGCAACCAGCTGGTGAACTGGGTGATTGAACAGGACGAGAAGCCGCAAACCGAAGAAGACTGGAACCAGGAAACCGGCGTCAAAGAGATCGAACAGGTATTTGATGACTGCCAGCTCGATTTCCTCGATGTCAGCGCGATGATCCGCAACGCCCGCGAATGTTATCTGTTCCCGTTGATCGATCATGACCCATTGCCGCAATGGTCGTTTGGCCGCATCACCCTGCTCGGTGACGCCGCGCACGCCATGTATCCACGCGGTGGCAACAGCGTTTGCCAGGCCTTTGTCGATGCGCGCGTGGTGGCGGAGAAACTCGCCAGTATCAGTGACCCGGTTGCCGCCTTGCAGGCTTACGAGCTGGAACGACGTGAAAAAGTGAACTGGCTGGTGCTGGCATCACGCGGCGAAGGCCCGGAAGTGGTACGCCGTATCGTCGAGGAACGCAGCGGCGGTAAGCCGTTCGACGACATCGAAAAAATCTTTCCCCATGAAGAAGCCCTGTCGATTTTTAGCGAATACCACGCCAAAGCCGGTATGCGCATTCCGACAGAAAAAGAGACCGACCAACCGACGAAGTACCAATCGGTTTTTGCCACCCCTAAATAA
- a CDS encoding MFS transporter, whose translation MSTFIQNPLVRILVAYALGVMAAMTVSEAVTELGSIAKEFQVFEHSQIGLIMSLPSLMVALGALLAGYLVDRIGDRVVLLAGAVVIVAGDICVVAAPAFNLLLAGRIITGIGYVLTAVAAVTLLIRITTGKQRNMAMALWSTFVPASFLLPFLSAGLAEHFGSWRAAFVAHSALTLALAFVATVSLPRRTAEEKAQFSRTRGLRAVLRSPLIYLLGISFGADAFLQTGIISTLAPYLAKRYSVPVLEVAHWNVVAMVCNGIGCLMVGAMLNRGVKAAAIGVVGLILTGAPALAIYTLPLGFMVSVVASWVFMFGSGLLVGMWALAPVVAPSRESIGATSGLITQLTLVGVFLGPPLFIAAQSSEDPQSLALLVIAGLVVCLAGLPIWLRDVQRQTGHDLKTNTLKSHS comes from the coding sequence GTGAGTACATTCATTCAAAATCCGCTGGTCAGAATTCTGGTCGCCTATGCGCTTGGCGTAATGGCGGCGATGACCGTCAGTGAAGCAGTCACCGAGTTAGGTTCCATCGCCAAAGAGTTCCAGGTATTTGAACACAGCCAGATCGGGCTGATTATGTCGCTGCCGTCATTGATGGTGGCGCTCGGCGCCCTGCTGGCGGGTTACCTCGTTGACCGGATCGGTGACCGGGTGGTGTTGCTGGCAGGTGCGGTGGTGATTGTCGCAGGCGATATCTGCGTGGTCGCCGCCCCGGCCTTCAATCTGTTGCTGGCCGGACGCATCATCACCGGCATCGGTTATGTATTAACCGCCGTGGCGGCGGTGACGCTGTTGATCCGCATCACCACTGGCAAACAACGCAATATGGCGATGGCGCTGTGGTCGACATTTGTCCCCGCCAGTTTCCTGCTGCCGTTTCTCTCAGCGGGCCTCGCGGAGCATTTTGGCAGCTGGCGAGCCGCCTTCGTGGCGCATTCGGCCCTCACCCTGGCGCTGGCGTTTGTCGCCACCGTGAGTCTGCCGCGCCGCACCGCTGAGGAGAAAGCGCAGTTCTCGCGTACCCGTGGTTTACGCGCGGTACTGAGAAGCCCGTTGATCTACCTGCTGGGCATTTCATTCGGTGCCGACGCCTTTTTGCAGACCGGCATTATCTCCACCCTCGCCCCTTATCTTGCCAAACGCTACAGCGTGCCGGTGCTGGAAGTCGCGCACTGGAACGTGGTGGCGATGGTGTGCAACGGCATCGGCTGCCTGATGGTCGGCGCGATGCTGAACCGGGGCGTGAAAGCCGCCGCAATTGGCGTGGTCGGCCTGATTCTCACCGGTGCGCCTGCTCTGGCGATCTACACCCTGCCGCTCGGCTTTATGGTTTCCGTCGTTGCCTCGTGGGTGTTTATGTTTGGCAGTGGCCTGCTGGTGGGCATGTGGGCACTGGCCCCGGTGGTCGCGCCCTCACGCGAAAGCATTGGGGCCACCAGCGGGCTGATCACCCAGCTGACGTTGGTCGGCGTGTTCTTAGGCCCGCCGCTGTTTATCGCCGCGCAAAGCAGCGAAGACCCGCAGTCGCTGGCGCTGCTGGTGATCGCCGGGCTGGTGGTGTGTCTGGCAGGGCTGCCGATCTGGCTGCGCGATGTGCAGCGGCAAACCGGTCACGACCTCAAAACCAATACCCTGAAAAGTCATAGTTGA
- the hpaD gene encoding 3,4-dihydroxyphenylacetate 2,3-dioxygenase, with protein sequence MPQIDELVLEPPFNVTRASHVVLNVRDLAVSKQFYTDLIGLVVSDEDDSSVYLRGLEERGHHSLVLKKSPDVHCARIGMRVRSDDDIYKAEEYFALQGRETAVVERPYQGLTLHVSDNVGVPLEFCASMAPCERMLKQYQHYRGASAQRLDHYQLQTSDVRQAWSFYQPLGFRVSEYTWSQVEQDQHLWGVWLQRKGNPHDIVFTQGPGPRLHHFAYTLPDTNDMIRACDVAGALGYAPQLERGPGRHGISGALFVYFRDPDGHRIELFNTHYQHIDIEPALGWNLADPKRADQWGLPAQNKWFTEATPFAHVPVIQPEIPVDPPTLERFLALANDG encoded by the coding sequence ATGCCACAGATCGACGAGTTGGTTCTGGAGCCACCTTTCAACGTGACGCGTGCCAGTCATGTTGTCCTGAACGTTCGCGACCTTGCGGTCAGCAAACAGTTCTATACCGATCTCATCGGGTTGGTGGTCAGTGACGAGGATGATTCCAGCGTGTATCTGCGCGGTCTGGAAGAACGCGGCCATCACAGCCTGGTATTAAAAAAATCGCCGGATGTTCACTGTGCTCGCATCGGCATGCGGGTGCGCAGCGATGACGATATCTACAAAGCGGAAGAATATTTTGCCTTACAGGGCCGGGAAACCGCCGTGGTGGAGCGACCTTATCAGGGCCTGACCCTGCATGTCAGTGACAATGTTGGCGTACCGCTGGAGTTTTGCGCGTCCATGGCACCCTGTGAGCGGATGCTGAAACAGTATCAGCATTACCGTGGTGCCAGCGCCCAGCGTCTCGATCATTACCAGCTCCAGACCAGCGATGTGCGCCAGGCCTGGTCGTTCTATCAACCGCTGGGTTTTCGCGTCAGTGAATATACCTGGTCTCAGGTTGAGCAGGATCAGCATCTGTGGGGCGTCTGGCTGCAACGCAAGGGGAATCCGCACGATATCGTCTTTACCCAGGGGCCGGGGCCGCGTCTGCATCATTTTGCCTACACCCTGCCAGATACCAACGACATGATCCGCGCCTGCGATGTGGCCGGAGCGCTGGGTTACGCGCCACAGCTCGAACGCGGCCCGGGCCGCCACGGTATCAGTGGCGCGTTGTTTGTCTACTTCCGCGATCCGGATGGACATCGTATCGAGCTGTTTAATACCCATTACCAGCATATCGATATCGAACCGGCCCTCGGCTGGAACCTGGCCGATCCCAAACGCGCCGATCAGTGGGGATTACCGGCGCAAAACAAATGGTTCACCGAAGCGACGCCTTTCGCCCATGTCCCGGTTATTCAGCCGGAAATCCCCGTCGATCCGCCCACGCTGGAGCGCTTTCTCGCCCTTGCCAATGATGGTTAG
- a CDS encoding alpha/beta fold hydrolase, whose translation MFRKPLLATLITATALFAATHAAAATPTEADYAQAFHTIHQVKAGVLNVGYVDIGPRDGQPVILLHGWPYDINSYASVAPQLAARGYRVIVPYLRGYGSTRFLSASTPRNGQPSALAADTVALMDALGIKQAVFAGFDWGARTADIVAALWPERVKSLVSVSGYLISSQQIGEKPLPPQAELQWWYQFYFATERGREGYAKNTHDFAKLIWQQASPGWKFSDATFNQSAQALDNPDQVAVTVSNYRWRIGQEKGEPQYAAYEKKLATLPVISVPTITIEGDNNGAPHPAPAAYRAKFSGKYEHRTFSGNIGHNPPAEDPQDFVKAVVDAAKM comes from the coding sequence ATGTTTCGTAAACCCTTGCTGGCTACATTGATCACCGCGACTGCGCTGTTTGCTGCCACCCATGCCGCTGCGGCAACCCCGACCGAAGCCGATTATGCGCAGGCGTTTCACACCATCCATCAGGTGAAAGCTGGGGTGCTGAACGTCGGCTATGTCGATATCGGTCCGCGCGATGGACAGCCGGTGATTCTGCTGCACGGCTGGCCTTACGACATCAACAGCTACGCCAGCGTCGCGCCACAACTGGCGGCGCGTGGTTATCGCGTGATCGTGCCGTATCTGCGCGGTTATGGTTCCACCCGTTTTCTCTCCGCCAGCACGCCGCGTAATGGACAACCCTCAGCGCTGGCTGCCGATACCGTGGCGCTGATGGATGCGCTGGGCATTAAACAGGCGGTGTTTGCCGGTTTTGACTGGGGCGCACGTACCGCGGATATCGTGGCGGCACTGTGGCCGGAGCGGGTCAAATCCCTGGTTTCCGTTAGCGGTTATTTGATCAGCAGCCAGCAGATTGGTGAAAAACCGCTGCCCCCGCAGGCCGAGCTGCAATGGTGGTATCAGTTCTATTTCGCCACTGAACGTGGCCGTGAAGGTTATGCGAAAAATACCCATGATTTCGCCAAATTAATCTGGCAGCAGGCGTCCCCAGGCTGGAAATTCAGCGATGCCACCTTTAACCAGAGCGCTCAGGCGCTGGATAATCCGGACCAGGTGGCCGTCACCGTCAGCAACTACCGCTGGCGTATCGGGCAGGAGAAAGGCGAACCGCAATATGCGGCGTATGAGAAAAAACTGGCCACTCTGCCGGTGATCAGCGTGCCGACCATTACCATCGAAGGGGATAACAACGGTGCGCCCCATCCGGCTCCGGCGGCGTATCGGGCCAAATTCAGCGGCAAATATGAACATCGCACCTTTAGCGGCAATATCGGACACAATCCACCGGCAGAAGATCCGCAGGATTTTGTCAAAGCGGTGGTTGATGCCGCAAAGATGTGA
- a CDS encoding response regulator, with translation MEHIDHILVVDDDRDIRELVTDYLIKSGYRATGAANGREMRALLAANAIDLVVLDIMMPGDDGLTLCRQLRSDPQRNLPILMLTARSEDSDRILGLEMGADDYLVKPFVARELLARIKAILRRTRALPPNLQITETGRLIAFGDWQLDTSARHLLDNEGVIVALSGAEYRLLRVFLDHPQRVLTRDQLLNLTQGREAELFERSIDLLVSRLRQRLREDAREPAYIKTVRSEGYVLACPVMIKEVNL, from the coding sequence TTGGAGCATATTGATCACATCCTGGTTGTTGATGATGACCGGGATATCCGCGAACTGGTCACCGACTATCTGATCAAATCCGGCTATCGCGCCACCGGCGCTGCCAATGGCCGGGAAATGCGCGCGCTGCTGGCGGCCAATGCGATTGATCTGGTGGTGCTGGACATTATGATGCCCGGCGACGATGGCCTGACCTTATGTCGTCAGCTACGTAGCGACCCGCAGCGTAATCTGCCGATTCTGATGCTGACCGCGCGCAGTGAAGACAGCGATCGCATTCTTGGGCTGGAAATGGGCGCGGATGATTATCTGGTCAAACCCTTTGTCGCCCGTGAACTGCTGGCGCGGATCAAAGCGATTCTGCGCCGCACCCGTGCTTTGCCACCGAATCTGCAAATCACCGAGACCGGTCGCCTGATTGCATTTGGTGACTGGCAGCTGGATACCTCGGCGCGTCATCTGCTGGATAACGAAGGGGTGATTGTGGCGCTGAGCGGGGCAGAATATCGCCTGTTGCGCGTGTTTCTCGATCACCCCCAGCGGGTATTAACCCGTGACCAGCTACTGAATCTGACGCAGGGACGTGAGGCCGAGTTGTTCGAGCGCTCCATTGATTTGCTGGTCAGCCGCCTGCGTCAGCGTTTACGTGAAGATGCGCGCGAACCCGCCTACATCAAAACGGTACGCAGCGAAGGTTATGTACTGGCGTGCCCGGTGATGATCAAAGAGGTGAATCTATGA